One stretch of Pseudobdellovibrionaceae bacterium DNA includes these proteins:
- a CDS encoding trypsin-like serine protease yields the protein MGQIVNPQDRIARSTVMLLHTGFMETGRGLCSGTLVAQDLVMTAAHCVVNLENGEPYPASRFRIYFGNFHRAEDGTHDWMESRARDVRQVIPHEGYKIPYGGGDLHDIALVRLKDEAPSDFEPATLLTDLSVLGEKQPVTIAGFGNIKYYGDPSEPRSRLLRSFKTFVHSARDEKTGMVTFVRPTTIRTNDEYRLAVGGMAGGDSGGPGFVEVGNELLVFGVASGYRDDFASYENVPTHLEWLRETARRLQSCLAPQSGAHCAP from the coding sequence ATGGGCCAGATCGTGAATCCGCAAGACCGGATCGCGCGTTCGACCGTGATGCTGCTGCATACGGGATTCATGGAGACCGGACGCGGGCTCTGCTCGGGCACGTTGGTCGCGCAGGATCTGGTCATGACCGCCGCTCACTGCGTGGTGAATCTCGAGAACGGCGAGCCCTATCCCGCCTCGCGCTTCCGCATCTACTTCGGAAACTTCCACCGCGCCGAAGACGGTACCCACGACTGGATGGAGTCGCGCGCCCGTGACGTGCGCCAAGTGATCCCGCACGAGGGTTACAAAATTCCCTATGGCGGAGGCGATCTTCACGATATCGCGCTCGTGCGTTTGAAGGACGAGGCCCCCTCGGACTTCGAACCGGCGACACTGCTGACGGACCTGTCGGTCTTGGGCGAAAAGCAACCGGTCACCATCGCGGGCTTCGGCAACATCAAATACTACGGAGATCCCTCCGAGCCGCGCTCACGTTTGCTGCGTTCGTTCAAAACCTTCGTGCACAGCGCGCGCGATGAAAAGACCGGCATGGTGACGTTCGTTCGCCCGACCACGATCCGCACCAATGACGAGTACCGTCTGGCCGTGGGCGGCATGGCCGGCGGAGATTCGGGCGGACCGGGCTTTGTCGAAGTCGGCAACGAGCTTCTCGTCTTCGGGGTGGCTTCGGGCTACCGCGACGATTTCGCCTCGTATGAAAACGTCCCGACGCATCTGGAGTGGCTGCGTGAAACCGCGCGCCGCCTTCAGAGTTGCCTTGCTCCGCAATCGGGCGCACATTGCGCTCCATGA
- a CDS encoding NAD(P)H-dependent oxidoreductase gives MSKPKISVLVGSLRKESIARKIALKVIELNRDAGDFEILNIGDLPLYNEDLETEKKEPNSWLEFRAALKKSDGVLFVTPEYNRSLPGCLKNAIDVGSRPKGDNAWANLPVAAISHSQGSMGGLASHLQLKALLPTLNTFLMPQPEMYLANSGKLMDEKGDFADPKSLALVQKFSESMLKWFERFRK, from the coding sequence ATGAGCAAACCCAAGATTTCGGTCCTCGTCGGTAGCCTTCGCAAAGAATCCATCGCCCGCAAGATCGCGCTCAAAGTCATCGAGCTCAATCGCGACGCGGGCGATTTCGAAATCCTGAACATCGGCGATCTGCCGCTCTACAATGAAGATCTCGAAACCGAAAAGAAAGAGCCCAACTCGTGGCTCGAGTTCCGCGCGGCGCTGAAGAAAAGCGACGGCGTTTTGTTCGTCACCCCCGAGTACAACCGCAGCCTGCCGGGCTGCTTGAAAAACGCGATCGACGTGGGCTCGCGGCCCAAGGGCGACAACGCCTGGGCGAACCTGCCGGTCGCGGCCATCAGCCACAGCCAGGGCTCGATGGGCGGCCTCGCTTCCCACTTGCAGCTGAAAGCGCTGCTCCCTACCCTGAACACCTTCTTGATGCCGCAACCCGAGATGTACCTGGCAAATTCCGGCAAGCTGATGGACGAAAAAGGCGATTTCGCGGACCCGAAAAGCCTCGCGCTCGTCCAGAAGTTCTCGGAGTCGATGCTGAAGTGGTTTGAGCGCTTCCGTAAATAG
- the lexA gene encoding transcriptional repressor LexA: protein MKKPLPPLTEKEKGVLAMIEASLADNGISPSYQEIRDHFGFASFNSVQNYLKQLTNKGYIQIPSHQKRAIVVLHSANAVQESIRTQRAQSAPAPRERNEPRSVEACELPLLGKVAAGLPIEAMTDNEFIDVPLSLVRNPQKTFALQVSGQSMIEDGIFDGDLILVQKQTTASNGEIVVATVDGESTVKRFYFQNSPGRSEKQVELRPANSTMKTMWYAPHLVKIQGVVVGLIRKF, encoded by the coding sequence ATGAAGAAGCCCCTCCCCCCGCTGACGGAAAAAGAAAAAGGCGTCCTGGCCATGATCGAAGCGAGCCTCGCCGACAACGGCATCTCGCCCTCCTACCAAGAGATCCGCGATCATTTCGGATTCGCCTCGTTCAACTCGGTTCAGAATTATCTGAAGCAGCTGACGAACAAAGGCTACATCCAGATTCCGTCGCACCAGAAGCGCGCGATCGTGGTGCTTCACTCAGCGAACGCGGTTCAAGAAAGCATCCGCACGCAGCGCGCACAGTCCGCGCCCGCGCCGCGCGAACGCAATGAACCGCGCTCGGTCGAAGCCTGTGAGCTGCCGCTTCTCGGCAAAGTCGCCGCCGGTCTTCCGATCGAGGCGATGACGGACAACGAATTTATCGATGTGCCGCTCTCGCTTGTACGCAATCCGCAGAAAACCTTCGCCCTGCAGGTCTCCGGTCAGTCGATGATCGAAGACGGCATCTTCGACGGGGACTTGATCCTCGTGCAGAAGCAGACCACCGCCTCCAATGGCGAAATCGTGGTCGCCACCGTCGACGGCGAATCGACGGTCAAACGTTTCTACTTCCAGAACAGTCCCGGCCGCTCGGAAAAGCAGGTTGAACTGCGACCCGCCAACTCCACCATGAAAACGATGTGGTACGCACCTCATCTCGTCAAAATTCAAGGCGTAGTCGTCGGACTCATCCGGAAGTTTTAG